The Longimicrobium sp. region CCCACGCCGCCCATCACCAGCGACGCCAGCACGCCGGCAACGAGCCCCACGATCAACCAGGTCAACAGGTCCATGTAGCCTCCGAGTTCGAGTTGAAGCCAACGGGAGCAACTCATATGCCCCACTTGCACGACCCACCCTCCGCCCAACGGAAACGATGAACCGCATCACCCGCGCCGCCCTGCTCTTCCTCGCCCTGGCGCCCGGCGCCTGCGCGCGCCCCGCGGCCCCCGTGCCGGAGGGGATTCGCTACGTGTCGCGCGCGGAGTGGGGCGCGAAGCCGCCGGCGATGGAGATGAAGACGCACGTGCCGCACCGCATCACCATCCACCACACGGCCGAGCGGCAGGCGCCCGCCCGCTCCACCGAGGCCAAGCTCCAGGCCCTGCAGCGCTTCTCGCAGAGCGAGGGGACGCTCGGCAACGGGCGTCCCAAGCGCATGTGGGCCGACGTGCCCTACCACCTGTACGTCGCCGTGGACGGCAGCGTGGCCGAGGCGCGCCCCATCCGCTTCGTGGGCGACTCCAACACGCCGTACGATCCCACCGGGCACCTGCTGGTGGTGCTCGAGGGCAACTTCGAGGAAGAGGAGCTCTCCGCCGCGCAGCGACGCACGATGGACCTGCTGATCCCGTCCCTGGCGCGCCGCTACAACGTCCCGGCCGAGAAGATCGCCGCGCACCGCGACTTCGCCGAGACGCTCTGCCCCGGGCGGTCGCTGTACGCGCAGATCCCGCACTTTCGCGAGCTCGTGGCGCGGTAAAGCCTCACAAAGAGACACGGAGGGGCACGGAAAGAAAAGAGAAAGAGTTCTCTGTGCCTTTGCTGTTCCCTCCGTGTTCTCTGTGTGATGCTTTTTACCGCGGTGCCAGGCGATTGTACTTCGTGAGGACCTCGCGCAGGCGGTCGTGGGGGAGGCCATAGGCGCGCAGGCCGTCCGCGCCGGTCATGGTGCGCGCGGCGACCATGGCGTTGGTGATGGCCTCCTCGGTCGCCTGCACGG contains the following coding sequences:
- a CDS encoding peptidoglycan recognition family protein, whose translation is MNRITRAALLFLALAPGACARPAAPVPEGIRYVSRAEWGAKPPAMEMKTHVPHRITIHHTAERQAPARSTEAKLQALQRFSQSEGTLGNGRPKRMWADVPYHLYVAVDGSVAEARPIRFVGDSNTPYDPTGHLLVVLEGNFEEEELSAAQRRTMDLLIPSLARRYNVPAEKIAAHRDFAETLCPGRSLYAQIPHFRELVAR